From a region of the Desulfovibrio inopinatus DSM 10711 genome:
- a CDS encoding response regulator — MNAHDVGRGTPPVILVIDDVPDNLKQLTELLENAAYRVMPAQNGPMALRAAEAMQPDLILLDIRMPGMNGFEVCTQLKHNPALKDIPVIFISALGDTNDKVQAFEVGGVDYITKPFNHSEVLARVKTHIDLRQAQNALQRSHDLLEERVLQRTAELESLTATLQEREEKFRTVADFTYDWEYWIAPDGHLLWISPSCERFTGYTPADFMADPDLLNRIIHPDDKSLFDTLQHGPTIDHLKKGGQDFRIIRSDGRIVWLNYYYLEISRADGTPLGRRVSNRDITERKQAENQIKALFNATTDTVILLTVTGVILAINEQGAKQYGCSPQEMIGRRLDEFSAINYAPHLQETMQESASLKCGVDYLEVQNNFHNLIRTFPIFNDAGEPDQFAIFIRDVTKLALSDKALRESLAQAKTLAVKAEAANRAKSEFLANMSHEIRTPLNGIVGMLQILEKTPLNDVQKEYLAATFHSAKRLTRLLSDILDLSKIEAGKLELQEEPFDLISLKQAVTEIFSPTIKEKGLDFNFCIHESTPSRLLGDEVRLRQILFNVVGNAIKFTEQGQVKVDISPVSEEEKNHLVITVKDTGIGIRESFLKTIFEPFVQGESSFARRFQGAGLGLSIVRKLVTLMAGELSIESTEGQGTTVSISLPFKGPSVCSTQVKNKDLASLISFPSPLRILYAEDDEQSLKVGKLIFEKSGHIITAVNDGREALQRLKEQNFDLILMDIQMPVMDGVEATRAIRKSASLGDKAHIPIIALTAHAMTGDREKLIDAGINDYISKPFSLETLFSTIKRVVDNTKRTA; from the coding sequence ATGAATGCCCATGACGTGGGGAGAGGTACTCCTCCAGTTATTTTGGTTATTGACGATGTCCCTGACAATCTCAAACAACTCACAGAATTGCTTGAAAACGCAGCGTATCGTGTCATGCCCGCGCAAAACGGTCCCATGGCTTTGCGAGCAGCAGAAGCAATGCAACCGGACCTTATATTGCTCGATATTAGAATGCCTGGGATGAATGGCTTTGAAGTATGCACTCAACTCAAACACAATCCAGCTCTCAAAGACATTCCTGTCATTTTTATTAGCGCACTTGGAGATACAAACGACAAGGTCCAAGCGTTTGAAGTTGGTGGAGTCGATTATATTACCAAGCCCTTTAATCATTCTGAGGTCCTGGCGAGAGTCAAGACGCATATTGATCTACGACAAGCTCAAAATGCGCTGCAGCGTTCACACGATTTACTTGAAGAACGTGTGCTGCAGCGAACAGCCGAGTTGGAATCACTCACCGCGACGCTACAGGAACGAGAAGAAAAATTCAGAACTGTAGCCGATTTTACGTATGACTGGGAATACTGGATAGCTCCGGATGGACATTTGCTTTGGATATCCCCTTCATGTGAACGGTTTACGGGGTATACCCCTGCAGATTTCATGGCCGATCCCGACCTGCTGAATCGAATCATTCATCCGGACGACAAATCACTTTTCGATACTTTGCAACATGGCCCGACTATAGATCATCTGAAAAAAGGAGGTCAGGATTTCCGCATTATTCGGTCTGATGGGCGTATCGTTTGGCTCAACTACTATTATCTGGAAATATCACGAGCTGATGGAACTCCTCTTGGCAGACGCGTAAGCAACCGTGATATCACAGAGCGCAAGCAAGCGGAAAATCAGATCAAAGCTCTATTCAATGCCACAACCGACACTGTTATTCTCCTCACCGTCACCGGTGTTATTCTCGCCATAAATGAACAAGGTGCAAAGCAATATGGTTGTTCACCGCAAGAAATGATCGGCAGAAGACTCGACGAGTTTTCAGCGATCAATTACGCTCCGCATTTACAGGAGACTATGCAAGAAAGCGCGAGCCTCAAATGTGGTGTTGACTATCTCGAAGTCCAAAATAACTTCCATAACCTTATTCGAACATTCCCTATTTTCAACGATGCAGGTGAGCCCGATCAATTTGCCATTTTCATACGCGATGTCACGAAACTGGCGCTTTCCGACAAAGCGTTACGGGAGTCTTTAGCTCAAGCCAAAACACTTGCCGTCAAAGCTGAGGCTGCAAACAGAGCAAAGTCTGAATTCTTGGCAAATATGAGCCACGAAATCCGTACGCCACTCAATGGTATCGTTGGCATGCTTCAGATTCTTGAAAAAACCCCACTCAACGACGTTCAAAAAGAATATCTCGCGGCAACGTTTCATTCAGCGAAACGGCTAACGAGATTGCTCTCCGACATTCTTGATCTCTCAAAAATTGAAGCGGGGAAATTGGAACTGCAAGAAGAGCCCTTTGACCTCATCAGTTTGAAACAGGCTGTTACAGAAATTTTCTCTCCGACCATCAAAGAAAAAGGCTTAGATTTCAATTTTTGTATTCATGAATCCACGCCATCCAGATTGTTGGGCGACGAAGTCAGATTACGACAAATCCTTTTTAATGTTGTCGGCAATGCGATCAAATTCACCGAACAGGGCCAGGTTAAAGTTGATATTTCTCCTGTATCCGAAGAGGAAAAAAATCATCTGGTGATTACCGTAAAAGATACAGGAATTGGTATCCGAGAGAGTTTTCTGAAAACCATTTTCGAACCATTTGTTCAAGGAGAAAGCTCGTTTGCTCGACGCTTTCAGGGAGCAGGGCTTGGACTCTCCATTGTGCGAAAACTCGTTACCCTCATGGCGGGAGAGCTTTCTATCGAAAGTACAGAAGGGCAAGGCACGACCGTGTCTATATCTCTCCCCTTCAAAGGTCCTTCCGTATGTTCCACGCAAGTCAAAAACAAAGATTTAGCATCGCTTATCTCTTTCCCCTCTCCTCTTCGCATTCTCTATGCGGAAGATGATGAACAAAGCCTCAAGGTAGGGAAACTCATCTTTGAAAAATCTGGACATATCATCACTGCGGTTAACGATGGGCGTGAAGCTCTTCAACGCCTTAAAGAACAAAATTTCGATCTCATTCTCATGGACATCCAAATGCCGGTTATGGACGGCGTGGAAGCAACGCGAGCAATTAGAAAGTCGGCATCTCTTGGTGACAAAGCGCACATCCCAATCATCGCATTGACCGCACATGCCATGACTGGAGACCGCGAGAAA
- a CDS encoding PocR ligand-binding domain-containing protein — protein MKYSFEQLIDIPMLQELMDNFYNVTGIPSGICDNKSHMFTATGWKRVCTNFHRVNPTTLSHCLKSDQYILDHLHEGPFVGYRCPHGLNDYEVPLWIEGEHLANVMTGQMFHEPPDLDFFRAQAREYGFDESDYIEAVREVPIVPQDRVAHIMAFLVSLTEALAKIGLSQLHRLEVEQRRLEDARILAEEREKAAETIRKSHYMLTQVMNSIPQAVFWKDVDGKYLGCNTVFAATSGLDAPEQIVGKTDFDLPWPKELSEAYRADDRTVIESNSPRFHIIEPLQRPDGTRLVVDTSKIPLSLSGSKGKPYAVLGVYEDITERIRNEEELATYRNHLEDLVDERTTDLRNEIAERQRVEEDLRQAKDAAEAANMAKSMFLANMSHELRTPLNAVLGFSQVMRHSSDLSKKQIETLDIILRSGEHLLGLINDVLDISKIEAGQITLTEETFDLLDTLQSIKDMTSTRAKAKGLQFLMELDPSIPQYIKADEKRLKQVILNLTGNAVKFTEHGGVVMRVRATTNHLNFEIEDTGPGISTDDVPRLFQKFEQGSSRKEGTGLGLYISQKLVEKMGGKISVRTETGQGSLFSFSIHYALADQLLVQPPKVERFATGLSAGQKPIRVLVIEDTEESRILLKNMLDLDGIDIVEAVNGEEGIRLFHEHKPDLILMDMRMPVMDGYEATRQIKSTEQGQKTPIIAITASVFAEDRQQVIDTGANEFIRKPIIATELFAKIEKQLNITFDYAEAYPAASEGMSTPKARELARTLPHHLIDDLKAALTVLDIHTFKARLPDVRSHSPKLADELKRLADGFEITLLMNILGNGH, from the coding sequence ATGAAATATTCCTTCGAGCAATTGATTGATATCCCAATGCTCCAAGAGCTCATGGATAACTTCTACAACGTGACGGGAATTCCCTCCGGAATATGCGACAATAAAAGTCATATGTTTACGGCAACGGGATGGAAACGTGTTTGCACAAATTTTCATCGCGTCAATCCAACCACCTTGTCGCACTGTCTTAAAAGTGACCAATACATTCTTGATCATCTCCACGAAGGCCCTTTTGTTGGTTATCGATGCCCACATGGTTTAAATGACTATGAGGTTCCCTTATGGATTGAAGGAGAGCATCTGGCCAATGTTATGACGGGCCAAATGTTCCACGAACCTCCAGACCTTGATTTCTTTCGAGCGCAAGCCCGAGAATATGGTTTTGATGAATCCGATTATATAGAAGCAGTACGTGAAGTTCCCATCGTTCCTCAAGACCGTGTCGCGCACATCATGGCATTTTTGGTTTCACTGACCGAAGCATTGGCTAAAATCGGTCTCAGTCAATTACATCGACTTGAAGTTGAACAACGTCGACTTGAGGATGCTCGTATTCTTGCCGAAGAACGGGAAAAGGCCGCCGAGACCATTCGCAAAAGCCACTACATGCTCACTCAAGTCATGAATTCTATTCCCCAAGCTGTTTTTTGGAAGGATGTCGACGGAAAGTACTTGGGGTGCAACACGGTTTTTGCCGCAACAAGCGGACTTGATGCTCCTGAACAAATCGTTGGAAAAACTGATTTCGACCTTCCCTGGCCTAAAGAGCTGTCAGAAGCGTATCGAGCTGATGACAGAACCGTTATTGAAAGCAATTCTCCCCGTTTTCACATTATCGAACCGTTGCAACGCCCTGATGGAACTCGGCTTGTCGTCGATACATCAAAAATTCCACTCTCCCTTTCAGGTTCAAAGGGGAAACCATATGCCGTTCTCGGTGTTTACGAGGATATTACAGAACGAATTCGCAATGAAGAAGAGCTGGCTACATACAGAAACCACCTCGAAGATTTAGTTGATGAACGCACCACCGATTTACGCAATGAGATAGCCGAACGCCAGCGAGTCGAAGAAGACTTGCGTCAAGCCAAAGACGCGGCCGAAGCAGCCAACATGGCGAAAAGTATGTTTTTGGCCAATATGAGTCACGAACTCCGCACACCGCTCAATGCTGTTCTCGGCTTTTCCCAAGTCATGCGCCACAGCTCCGACCTCTCGAAAAAACAAATTGAAACTCTTGATATCATTTTGCGAAGTGGCGAACATTTGCTTGGATTGATCAATGATGTTTTGGACATTTCCAAAATTGAAGCTGGTCAAATAACCCTTACGGAGGAAACGTTTGATCTGCTTGATACTCTGCAATCCATAAAGGATATGACGAGTACACGAGCCAAAGCCAAGGGCCTTCAGTTTCTTATGGAACTTGATCCCTCCATACCTCAGTACATTAAAGCAGACGAAAAACGCCTCAAACAGGTCATATTGAACCTCACCGGCAATGCCGTCAAATTCACCGAACACGGCGGTGTTGTTATGCGTGTGCGGGCGACTACAAACCATTTGAACTTCGAAATCGAAGACACGGGACCAGGCATTAGTACGGACGATGTTCCCAGATTGTTTCAAAAATTCGAACAGGGAAGTAGCCGAAAGGAAGGGACTGGGCTTGGCTTGTACATCAGCCAGAAACTCGTGGAGAAAATGGGTGGAAAAATTTCGGTGCGAACAGAAACGGGACAAGGTTCGTTGTTCTCGTTTTCCATCCATTATGCATTGGCAGATCAACTTCTGGTGCAACCCCCAAAAGTGGAACGTTTTGCCACGGGGTTATCTGCTGGGCAAAAACCAATTCGAGTCCTTGTCATTGAGGACACGGAAGAAAGCCGAATCCTGTTGAAAAATATGCTTGATCTCGATGGCATTGATATTGTGGAAGCAGTCAATGGAGAAGAAGGAATTCGCCTCTTCCATGAGCACAAACCAGATCTCATTTTGATGGACATGCGTATGCCGGTCATGGACGGCTACGAAGCAACACGACAAATCAAATCAACGGAACAGGGTCAAAAAACCCCGATTATCGCAATTACGGCGAGCGTTTTTGCCGAAGACAGACAACAAGTCATTGATACTGGAGCCAACGAATTCATACGGAAACCCATCATTGCGACAGAACTTTTTGCAAAGATTGAAAAACAACTCAACATTACGTTCGATTATGCCGAAGCATATCCTGCGGCATCCGAGGGCATGAGCACCCCCAAAGCAAGAGAGCTCGCACGAACGCTACCTCATCATTTAATTGATGATCTTAAAGCAGCGTTAACGGTATTGGATATCCATACCTTCAAAGCCCGTCTTCCCGATGTGCGCTCACATTCCCCCAAACTTGCCGATGAACTGAAAAGACTTGCCGATGGTTTTGAAATCACGTTGTTAATGAATATTCTTGGAAACGGGCACTAA
- a CDS encoding 4Fe-4S binding protein — MKKRLTPPRFQRLIQGLFFLLSLFIGWRFVLFCQWILSSNASFVARPAGVEGFLPISALLGFKYFLTTGLYDPVHPAGLTIFLIALGSALLFRKGFCGYICPAGLVSNLLASVGQRIGLGWLAAGRINAVLCFLKYLLLAFFIIALGFGMSGPVLQQFLFSPYNMTADARMLLFFQHPSVITLCVLGVLIILSLTLRNPWCRWLCPYGALLGLLAWIGPTAIHRQEDTCTNCKQCQRACPSAIPVYRKTRVRTPECIGCAQCIHACPEPETLHMHCAGRSIPWRSIGVGVLSLFLFAWLTALTTDNWNSRLPLSMLKAQYAKALSVSKTDSAAFFDRNQ, encoded by the coding sequence ATGAAAAAGCGACTGACTCCTCCCCGTTTTCAACGACTCATCCAAGGCCTCTTTTTTCTCCTTTCCTTGTTCATTGGCTGGCGCTTTGTTCTTTTTTGCCAATGGATACTCTCATCCAATGCAAGCTTCGTTGCGCGGCCTGCCGGGGTCGAGGGTTTTTTACCCATCAGCGCTCTTCTCGGATTCAAATATTTTCTTACAACCGGTCTCTATGACCCCGTTCACCCGGCCGGTCTGACTATTTTCCTCATTGCGTTGGGGTCGGCACTGCTCTTTCGCAAAGGATTTTGTGGTTACATATGTCCCGCCGGCCTTGTCTCAAATCTTCTTGCTTCGGTTGGTCAACGTATCGGCTTGGGATGGTTGGCTGCTGGTCGGATCAATGCTGTCCTTTGTTTTCTCAAATATCTTCTGCTTGCTTTCTTTATCATCGCTCTTGGATTCGGCATGTCCGGTCCAGTACTTCAACAATTTCTCTTCAGTCCCTACAACATGACAGCCGACGCCAGAATGCTCCTCTTTTTTCAACACCCTTCTGTTATCACCCTCTGTGTTTTGGGAGTTCTCATCATTCTCAGTCTGACTTTACGCAATCCTTGGTGTCGTTGGCTCTGTCCGTACGGTGCATTGCTCGGCCTTCTCGCCTGGATCGGCCCCACTGCCATTCATCGCCAAGAAGATACCTGTACCAATTGCAAACAATGCCAGAGAGCATGTCCTTCGGCTATTCCCGTCTATCGCAAGACGAGGGTTCGTACCCCTGAATGCATCGGGTGCGCACAATGCATTCACGCGTGTCCTGAGCCAGAAACACTTCACATGCATTGCGCCGGCCGAAGCATTCCGTGGAGAAGCATCGGAGTAGGTGTACTGAGTCTTTTTCTTTTTGCGTGGCTTACAGCGCTCACCACCGACAATTGGAATTCCAGACTCCCTCTTTCCATGCTGAAAGCCCAATATGCCAAAGCGCTGTCCGTATCGAAAACCGATTCGGCAGCTTTTTTCGACCGCAACCAGTAA
- a CDS encoding Crp/Fnr family transcriptional regulator yields the protein MRLTESNLLISLEAPEMQVVRQLFRSQIYHKGALVSEPKSASNRMFIVRQGRARIYLASRDKEFTVALLDAGDVYTTHTRAYVQALDDLELLVADVEMVRHHLASTPQLTMAMIRVLGDLLSHAFSAIDTLAFKDVRHRLIEFLAYEAKRQSPCKECQTCGKCQNGHMVSLGLNTEQIATILGSTRQTVSSLINTLAKDGFLQQKGRGILCIPDLTALEAEKPD from the coding sequence GTGCGGTTAACGGAATCCAATCTTTTAATAAGTCTGGAAGCACCGGAGATGCAGGTGGTTCGCCAACTTTTTCGGTCACAAATCTATCACAAAGGCGCTCTTGTCTCTGAACCCAAGAGTGCGTCAAACCGTATGTTTATTGTCCGACAAGGACGCGCCCGAATCTATTTGGCTTCACGCGATAAAGAATTCACGGTTGCTCTTCTTGATGCGGGTGATGTCTATACAACACATACCCGTGCGTATGTGCAGGCATTGGACGATCTTGAGCTTCTTGTTGCCGATGTTGAAATGGTTCGACATCATCTTGCCTCGACACCACAATTGACCATGGCCATGATTCGAGTACTGGGCGATCTCCTTTCTCACGCGTTTTCGGCCATCGACACATTGGCGTTCAAAGACGTGCGACACCGACTCATTGAATTCCTCGCTTACGAAGCCAAGCGTCAGTCGCCCTGCAAAGAATGCCAGACGTGTGGCAAATGCCAAAATGGTCACATGGTGTCGTTGGGTCTCAATACCGAACAAATCGCAACGATTCTCGGCTCCACGCGCCAAACCGTTTCATCACTCATCAACACGTTAGCGAAAGACGGTTTTCTTCAACAGAAGGGGCGTGGCATTCTCTGCATTCCCGACCTCACCGCGCTGGAAGCAGAAAAACCCGATTAA
- the rhaM gene encoding L-rhamnose mutarotase produces the protein MEKIAFTMQLHPGQKEEYKRRHDALWPELKSLLLNAGIRDYSIFLDENTNTLFGVLYRTADHTMDQLPAQDVMKRWWEYMAPLMATKPDNEPISEPLELVFHMD, from the coding sequence ATGGAAAAAATTGCCTTCACCATGCAACTGCATCCCGGCCAGAAAGAAGAGTATAAACGCCGTCACGATGCTCTGTGGCCCGAATTGAAATCCCTTCTGCTGAACGCCGGTATTCGTGATTACAGCATTTTTCTTGATGAAAACACGAACACCCTTTTTGGAGTGCTCTATCGCACAGCCGACCATACGATGGACCAGCTCCCCGCTCAGGACGTGATGAAACGATGGTGGGAGTACATGGCTCCACTCATGGCAACCAAGCCGGACAATGAACCGATAAGTGAACCGTTGGAACTGGTTTTTCATATGGATTAA
- a CDS encoding ABC transporter permease, which produces MNGITNSACGLPDCLPKTPLDYLRSREALLFFLLVFVIIANSLISPYFLDIYNLADSTQNFSEKGVIVLSMALVIIGREIDISVASIIALCGVLMGMAASAGLDTWAIVLVGLVTGSVAGAINGLLVTRLDLPSIIVTIGTMSLYRGIAFIILGDQAYTDFPNSFQSIGQTYFFNDLIPSQFLVFIVLAAVTWYLLHYTVYGRRLYAIGNNPIGARYSGVRVNNYRLWILTANGFTSALAAILLVSRIATARPNMAPSWELEIITIAILGGVNIFGGSGKIPGVILAVLLIGMVQFGMQLNNIPGVIMSIFTGVLLIVSLVLPIALGKVFKETR; this is translated from the coding sequence ATGAATGGTATCACAAACTCTGCGTGCGGTTTGCCGGACTGTCTTCCCAAAACTCCGCTGGATTATTTGCGTTCTCGCGAAGCATTGCTCTTTTTCTTGCTCGTCTTCGTCATTATCGCAAACAGCCTGATTTCGCCCTATTTTCTCGATATATACAATCTCGCTGACAGCACGCAAAACTTCTCGGAAAAAGGCGTTATTGTGTTGTCGATGGCCCTTGTCATCATCGGCCGCGAGATTGATATCTCCGTTGCCTCAATTATTGCCTTGTGTGGTGTGTTGATGGGAATGGCTGCCTCTGCAGGACTGGATACCTGGGCGATCGTTCTTGTCGGGCTTGTCACGGGGAGTGTGGCTGGAGCCATTAACGGACTTCTTGTCACCCGTTTGGATTTGCCATCAATTATTGTTACGATCGGCACGATGTCTCTGTATCGAGGCATTGCCTTCATCATTTTGGGAGATCAGGCATACACAGACTTTCCGAACAGTTTTCAGTCTATCGGACAGACATACTTCTTTAATGATCTCATTCCGTCTCAGTTTCTCGTTTTCATCGTCCTCGCCGCAGTGACATGGTATTTACTGCATTACACCGTATATGGTCGACGACTTTATGCGATCGGCAACAACCCTATAGGGGCTCGGTATAGCGGCGTACGAGTCAATAATTATCGGTTATGGATCTTGACGGCGAACGGCTTCACGTCGGCATTGGCGGCTATCCTCTTGGTCTCACGAATTGCCACGGCTCGTCCCAATATGGCGCCAAGCTGGGAACTGGAAATCATCACGATTGCCATTTTGGGCGGTGTGAACATTTTTGGTGGAAGTGGAAAAATTCCCGGCGTCATCCTGGCCGTCTTGCTCATCGGCATGGTGCAATTCGGGATGCAACTCAACAATATCCCGGGTGTCATCATGTCCATCTTCACGGGCGTCTTGCTCATCGTTTCTCTGGTTTTGCCCATCGCTCTCGGGAAGGTCTTTAAAGAAACGAGGTAA
- a CDS encoding ABC transporter permease translates to MTIAKTLLRSREGQLVLFTVIFFLGVGMASPSFLSFQTVDSILTDSAILMIMASAQMMIILTRGIDLTLAANIALTGMIAALIGMNWPDTPLILIIAAATFSGMILGMLNAVFIALMGIPAIVVSLGAMTIYRGMVFVLSGGQWVNSQEMPAAFLAFPLGRSFGLTNLAVIGIILSIAAMFVMRNTRFGRELYAIGGNPSATSYVGINTKARLFAVYTLAGTLGGLCGYLWVARFAIAYTEIALGFELLTVAACVIGGVSIAGGSGTILGAVLGALFLGVLQNALPVMGISPFWQMAVSGAAILAAVIVNSRGQRQKGLQILRVTHEGGAIR, encoded by the coding sequence ATGACCATTGCAAAAACGCTTCTCCGATCTCGTGAAGGGCAACTTGTCCTTTTTACCGTTATATTTTTTCTCGGTGTGGGTATGGCGTCACCGTCGTTTTTGTCCTTTCAGACCGTGGACTCCATCCTCACCGATAGTGCTATTCTTATGATTATGGCCTCTGCTCAAATGATGATCATTTTAACGCGCGGCATTGATCTGACGTTAGCGGCCAATATTGCACTTACCGGAATGATTGCAGCGCTTATCGGCATGAATTGGCCGGATACTCCACTGATCCTCATTATTGCCGCGGCAACATTCTCCGGCATGATCCTTGGCATGCTTAACGCCGTGTTCATTGCACTGATGGGTATTCCGGCGATTGTCGTTTCACTCGGTGCCATGACGATCTATCGCGGAATGGTGTTTGTGCTCTCCGGTGGACAGTGGGTCAACTCACAGGAAATGCCTGCCGCTTTTCTCGCGTTCCCCTTGGGACGGTCGTTCGGATTGACCAATCTCGCCGTTATCGGAATTATTCTCTCAATTGCCGCTATGTTCGTCATGCGCAACACTCGATTCGGCCGTGAACTCTACGCCATTGGTGGCAACCCTTCTGCGACAAGCTATGTGGGAATCAATACCAAAGCCCGATTGTTCGCGGTATATACCCTCGCCGGAACATTGGGCGGATTATGTGGATACCTGTGGGTGGCCCGGTTCGCGATTGCCTACACCGAGATCGCTCTTGGTTTCGAACTTCTCACAGTGGCAGCATGTGTCATTGGCGGCGTGAGCATTGCCGGTGGCAGTGGAACAATCCTTGGCGCGGTGCTTGGTGCGCTGTTTCTGGGCGTCTTGCAAAACGCCTTGCCGGTCATGGGAATTTCCCCCTTCTGGCAAATGGCGGTCTCGGGTGCTGCCATTCTCGCCGCAGTTATCGTCAATTCCCGTGGACAACGGCAAAAAGGCCTGCAGATTCTGCGCGTGACGCATGAGGGGGGGGCAATAAGATGA
- a CDS encoding sugar ABC transporter ATP-binding protein, whose protein sequence is MSANNANHAPLLEVRNITKEFPGVRALDGVRLRIHPGEVLALLGENGAGKSTLVKILTGVHQPTSGEILRNGQPVSYANAQDAWADGIAAIHQETIAFNELSVTENIFMGHQLTKASGLLDWTRMHEETQQLLDRLDITDFNPYDRLKELSIAQKHLVEVAKALSHDVDILIMDEPTASLSQKEVDELFEIVRKLRDEGKGLLFISHRFDDIFSIADTFVVFRDGGFAGEGRIEGVNEDDLVRMMAGRAVKNEYHARSVKTSERVLTVQHLSHPTEFHDISFDLHRGEILGFYGLVGSGRSELMHAIFGLNTVSSGEITLNGEAFRPQNPEDAIQRGLVYVPEDRQHCGAILPMTVGENITLPSLATITGGFRLNTPKENEFARKYASRLKLKAHSLEQIVGTLSGGNQQKVVIGKWLGVTPEVIILDEPTKGIDVGAKAMLHSFIVELVETGLSVLLISSELPEVMGLADRIVVMREGLMRTTLNTAETSQEEVVALATGLK, encoded by the coding sequence ATGAGCGCGAATAACGCCAATCATGCCCCACTTCTGGAAGTGCGGAACATCACCAAGGAGTTTCCCGGAGTCCGTGCCCTTGACGGGGTACGGCTCCGGATCCACCCGGGCGAAGTTCTGGCTCTTCTGGGAGAAAACGGCGCAGGAAAATCCACGTTGGTCAAGATACTGACAGGTGTTCACCAACCGACATCGGGTGAAATCCTGCGGAACGGCCAGCCGGTTTCGTACGCCAACGCACAAGACGCCTGGGCCGATGGCATCGCCGCTATTCACCAGGAAACCATTGCCTTCAATGAGCTTTCGGTAACAGAGAATATATTCATGGGGCACCAGCTCACCAAGGCAAGCGGCTTGCTGGACTGGACACGGATGCATGAAGAAACCCAACAGTTGCTTGACCGACTCGATATCACGGATTTCAACCCGTATGACCGACTCAAAGAACTCAGTATCGCCCAAAAACACCTCGTGGAAGTAGCGAAAGCGCTCTCACATGATGTGGATATTCTCATTATGGACGAACCGACAGCCTCCCTTTCGCAAAAGGAAGTGGATGAACTGTTCGAAATTGTCCGAAAATTACGCGATGAAGGTAAAGGCCTTCTGTTCATCTCTCACCGCTTCGATGACATTTTTTCTATCGCTGACACGTTCGTGGTTTTCCGTGACGGAGGTTTTGCCGGTGAAGGCCGCATAGAAGGAGTCAACGAGGATGATCTTGTCCGGATGATGGCTGGACGAGCTGTAAAGAATGAATATCATGCCCGCTCGGTCAAAACATCGGAACGTGTTTTGACGGTCCAGCACTTGAGCCACCCGACGGAATTTCACGATATTTCCTTTGATCTGCATCGCGGTGAAATTCTGGGATTTTATGGACTGGTGGGCTCGGGACGTTCAGAACTTATGCATGCCATTTTCGGATTGAACACCGTGTCGTCCGGAGAAATCACCCTCAATGGAGAAGCTTTTCGTCCCCAGAATCCCGAAGATGCTATTCAACGTGGACTCGTCTATGTTCCCGAAGACCGCCAGCACTGCGGAGCAATATTGCCCATGACCGTTGGTGAAAACATCACGTTGCCATCGCTGGCAACCATCACGGGTGGTTTTCGACTCAACACGCCGAAAGAAAACGAATTTGCCAGAAAATATGCTTCCCGTCTCAAGCTCAAAGCACACAGTTTAGAGCAGATCGTCGGTACACTGTCTGGGGGCAATCAGCAAAAAGTCGTCATCGGAAAATGGCTCGGCGTCACTCCTGAAGTCATCATTTTGGATGAACCGACCAAAGGAATCGATGTCGGCGCCAAAGCTATGCTCCACTCGTTTATTGTCGAACTTGTAGAAACCGGCCTTTCGGTGCTGCTTATTTCGTCGGAATTACCGGAAGTCATGGGGCTGGCTGATCGCATTGTCGTCATGCGTGAAGGGTTGATGCGCACCACGCTCAATACCGCGGAAACGAGCCAGGAAGAAGTGGTCGCTCTGGCCACAGGGCTCAAGTAA